The nucleotide sequence GACCATCTCGTCCACCGGGGCGACGGCGTCTTCGAGACCCTCAAATACATTGGTCGCAAACTGTATCAGGTGAAGCCGCATTTCGACCGCATGGCCCGCTCGGCGGCGGCGATCCATCTTGATCCGCCGTGTTCCTGGGACAAGGTCGCCAAGCTGACCCTTGACGTCTGCCGGGCCGGCGGCGTCGACGACGGCATGGTGCGGGTGCTGGTCGGACGCGGCCCCGGCGGCTTTGGCATCGACCCGGCCGAATGCCCGACCCCGAGCCTGACCATCGTGGCCTACCGCTTCCACCCCCGGCCGGCCGTGTCCTTTGCTCAGGGCGTCACCGCCTTTCGCACCTCCATCCCGGCCAAGCAGAACTACCTGGCCCGCATCAAATCCATCGATTACCTGCCCAATGTGCTCATGAAGCGCGAGGCGACCGCGCGCGGCGAAGATTATCCGGTCTGCTACGACGACAAGGGCTTTCTGGCCGAAGGGGCCACGGAAAACATCTGCATCGTGGACGCCGCCGGCCGCTTCGTGGTGCCGGAACTCACCAACGCGCTGACAGGCACCACCTTGCTTCGGGCCGTTGAGCTTATGGAGGGCGAGATGGAAGTGGTCTTTACCGGCATCCGCGAGGAAGACATCGCCACGGCCCGGGAAATGTTCATCCTCGGCACCACCAACGATTGCCTGAGCATCGTGCGCTACAACGGCGTCCCCGTCGGCGACGGCCGGCCCGGGCCGGTGTCGAAAGCCCTCAAGGAACGCCTGGTTGCCGACATCGCGGCGAACGGGACGGCATTTTAGGGTAAGCGAGAAGACCTTCTGTTTTAACGACATACGGTGTAATTACCCACAATGTGCGGGTATTCGTTACTGCGTTGCCGCCATGGTTCGACTGGGAGGACAAAGGGATGAAAATTGAATCCATAAGGCTGCGCAATTTCAAATCCTTCCAGGACGCCGAACTCTCGGACCTGCCAAGCTTCTGCGTCATTGTCGGCGCCAACGGCACGGGAAAATCGACCATCTTTCAGGTGTTTGGTTTTTTGCGTGATGCCATGGCGAGCAACGTCAATGTCGCTTTGGCCAAGTTGGGCGGCAGCCGGGGATTTCAGGAAGTCCGCAGCCGAAACGCCCAGGGTCCCATAGAGATTGAATTGAAGTTTCGGGCTGGCACAGAGAGTCCGCTGACGACCTATTTCCTGCAAATTGGCGAACACAACGGCAAGGCCATCGTTGAACGGGAAATTCTCAAATATCGCCGGGGCAGTAGCGGTCAACCCTGGCATTTTCTGGATTTCTCACGTGGCCAGGGGACAGCGGTCACCAATGAACTGGAGAAAACCAACGATGTTCGGGAATTGGACAGGGAAGAGCAGAAACTGAAATCAGCTGACATCCTGGCCATAAAGGGGCTGGCGCAATTTGAACGTTTTCCGGCTGTGATGGCGCTGGGCAATCTCATAGAGAACTGGCACATCTCGGATTTTCATATAAGCAAGGCCCGGCCGGAACAAGAGGCCGGCTATGCCGAGCACCTCTCCCGGGAGGGCGAGAATCTATCGCTTGTCATAGAATACTTGTACAAGAATAAGCGAACGGCCTTCGACAAGATCTTGTCGCTGCTGCAAATGCG is from Solidesulfovibrio magneticus RS-1 and encodes:
- a CDS encoding aminotransferase class IV, with the protein product MPEIADAQTYLERLLAAPRPGGEGVLAFYDHRIGVIGKDPRLMLMPLDDHLVHRGDGVFETLKYIGRKLYQVKPHFDRMARSAAAIHLDPPCSWDKVAKLTLDVCRAGGVDDGMVRVLVGRGPGGFGIDPAECPTPSLTIVAYRFHPRPAVSFAQGVTAFRTSIPAKQNYLARIKSIDYLPNVLMKREATARGEDYPVCYDDKGFLAEGATENICIVDAAGRFVVPELTNALTGTTLLRAVELMEGEMEVVFTGIREEDIATAREMFILGTTNDCLSIVRYNGVPVGDGRPGPVSKALKERLVADIAANGTAF
- a CDS encoding AAA family ATPase — encoded protein: MKIESIRLRNFKSFQDAELSDLPSFCVIVGANGTGKSTIFQVFGFLRDAMASNVNVALAKLGGSRGFQEVRSRNAQGPIEIELKFRAGTESPLTTYFLQIGEHNGKAIVEREILKYRRGSSGQPWHFLDFSRGQGTAVTNELEKTNDVRELDREEQKLKSADILAIKGLAQFERFPAVMALGNLIENWHISDFHISKARPEQEAGYAEHLSREGENLSLVIEYLYKNKRTAFDKILSLLQMRVPGITSVESKTTEEGRVLLKFQDGAFEDPFLARYVSDGTIKMLAYLTLLYDPAPHPLLCVEEPENQLYPKLLWELAEEFRAYAHRGGQVFVSTHSPDFLNAAKLDEVFWLIKTKGYTQIRRARDDQQLAAYMAEGDQMGYLWEQGFFEGADPQ